AAGATTTTTCGGTTTCTGTAGATGCAAAACCTATCTTGGAAATCCAGTTGAAATATTATGCGGGTCGTCCCGTTATTGAGCAAATTAAGCGCGTATCTCGTCCTGGTTTGCGTATTTATAAGGCCTCACGCGAAATTCCTAGTGTAATGAATGGTTTGGGTATAGCAATTGTTAGCACTTCTAAGGGTGTAATGACTGACCGTAAAGCACGTTTTGAGGGCGTGGGTGGTGAGTTATTATGTATCGTTGCCTAGTGGAGAAGAAATATGTCACGTGTAGCTAAAAGTCCAGTGACTGTTCCTGCTGGCGTAGAAGTAAAATTTGGAACAAATGCTATTGTTGTTAAAGGTAAGAATGGTGAATTGTCTTTACCATTAACCGATAATGTAGTTATTGAATTAAATGATGGTCAATTGACCTTTATGGCTAAAGGTGATAGTAAACAGGCTAA
This genomic interval from Neisseria musculi contains the following:
- the rpsH gene encoding 30S ribosomal protein S8 translates to MSMHDPISDMLTRIRNAQRANKTAVAMPSSKLKFAIAKVLKEEGYIEDFSVSVDAKPILEIQLKYYAGRPVIEQIKRVSRPGLRIYKASREIPSVMNGLGIAIVSTSKGVMTDRKARFEGVGGELLCIVA